In the Deinococcus budaensis genome, one interval contains:
- a CDS encoding NAD(P)H-dependent flavin oxidoreductase — protein MNGRMDRLELNRLGLRVRVVQAPMAGGVSTPALVAAVSQAGGLGSLGAAYLTPRQIAQAGAAVRARTDRPFAVNLFIPGPLPEVTAEEVAAAVADLAPLHAELGLMPPALPGQVQEDFEAQFRAVLELRPAVFSFAFGQLGAEKVAALRAAGILVMGTATSGLEASALARNGVDAVVVQGGAAGGHRGGWTHDGLEDTLHLTRVAVRAVNVPVIAAGGLMDAADVRAALGAGASLAQCGTAFLRAREAGTSAPYRAALAAARVGDTTLTRAFSGKAARGLANRVTASVGRPLPYPLQNALTRDLRAAASRAGRPEFLSLWAGEGAHRGREGTAAELLAGLWP, from the coding sequence ATGAATGGGCGGATGGACCGGCTGGAGCTGAACAGGCTGGGGCTGCGCGTCCGGGTCGTGCAGGCGCCGATGGCCGGTGGGGTGAGCACCCCCGCCCTCGTGGCGGCGGTGTCGCAGGCCGGGGGGCTGGGGAGCCTGGGCGCCGCGTACCTGACGCCGAGGCAGATCGCGCAGGCGGGCGCGGCGGTGCGGGCGCGGACGGACCGACCTTTCGCGGTGAACCTGTTTATCCCCGGCCCTCTTCCCGAGGTCACGGCGGAGGAAGTGGCGGCGGCGGTGGCCGACCTCGCGCCGCTGCACGCCGAGCTGGGCCTCATGCCCCCGGCGCTGCCGGGGCAGGTGCAGGAGGACTTCGAGGCGCAGTTCCGGGCGGTGCTGGAGTTGCGGCCCGCCGTGTTCTCCTTCGCGTTCGGGCAGCTGGGGGCCGAGAAGGTCGCGGCCCTGCGGGCGGCGGGCATTCTCGTGATGGGCACGGCCACAAGCGGGCTGGAGGCCAGCGCCCTCGCCCGCAACGGTGTGGACGCGGTCGTGGTGCAGGGCGGCGCGGCAGGCGGGCACCGGGGCGGCTGGACGCACGACGGGCTGGAGGACACCCTTCACCTCACCCGGGTGGCCGTGCGGGCGGTCAACGTCCCGGTCATCGCGGCGGGCGGCCTGATGGACGCGGCGGACGTGCGTGCGGCGCTGGGGGCGGGAGCCAGCCTGGCGCAGTGCGGCACGGCCTTCCTGCGGGCGCGCGAGGCGGGCACCTCCGCGCCGTACCGGGCGGCTCTGGCGGCGGCGCGGGTCGGGGACACCACGCTCACCCGCGCCTTCAGCGGCAAGGCGGCGCGCGGCCTGGCCAACCGGGTGACCGCCTCGGTCGGGCGTCCCCTCCCCTACCCCCTCCAGAACGCGCTGACCCGCGACCTCCGGGCCGCCGCCTCGCGGGCAGGCCGCCCCGAGTTCCTGAGCCTCTGGGCAGGCGAGGGCGCCCACCGGGGCCGGGAGGGGACGGCGGCCGAGCTGCTGGCGGGGCTGTGGCCGTGA
- a CDS encoding helix-turn-helix transcriptional regulator, which yields MVPFPRPSVRVALHSPALAAGIASLLRGAGLRVTDGDEADVLVVDDPWLHDPEALAAELEGAAGVVALGARAWVGVLHGVAPGGWAVLGTDATPAELLAGVLAAAAGLAALAPGDVWAADEEPGGDPGPAPVGVSLTPRERDVLALLAAGLSNKRAARDLGVSESTVKFHVQAVYSKLGVQSRAGAVARGVQLGLISV from the coding sequence ATGGTGCCCTTTCCCCGGCCCTCGGTGCGTGTGGCCCTGCATTCGCCCGCGCTGGCGGCGGGGATCGCCTCCCTGCTGCGCGGCGCCGGCCTCCGCGTCACAGACGGGGACGAGGCCGACGTGCTGGTCGTGGACGACCCCTGGCTGCACGACCCGGAGGCGCTGGCGGCAGAGCTGGAGGGCGCGGCGGGCGTGGTGGCCCTCGGCGCCCGCGCGTGGGTGGGCGTGCTGCATGGGGTCGCGCCGGGCGGCTGGGCGGTCCTGGGGACCGACGCCACCCCCGCCGAACTGCTCGCGGGTGTGCTGGCGGCCGCAGCGGGTCTGGCTGCGCTGGCGCCCGGGGACGTGTGGGCGGCGGATGAGGAGCCGGGCGGCGACCCCGGTCCTGCCCCGGTGGGCGTGAGCCTGACCCCCCGCGAGCGCGACGTGCTGGCGCTCCTCGCGGCGGGCCTGAGCAACAAGCGCGCGGCCCGCGACCTCGGGGTCAGCGAGAGCACCGTGAAGTTCCACGTCCAGGCGGTGTATTCCAAGCTGGGCGTGCAAAGCCGCGCGGGCGCCGTGGCGCGCGG
- a CDS encoding peptide chain release factor 3 encodes MTTPELPLSELHREIARRRTFAIISHPDAGKTTITEKLLLYGGAIQEAGSVTAKEGRSHTKSDWMSIEQQRGISISSSALTFEYAGRHINLLDTPGHQDFSEDTYRTLTAADSALMVLDAARGVQAQTEKLFAVCRNRGIPILTFVNKMDRPAQDPFELLAQVEGTLKITAVPLTWPIGDGPDFKGVYDLHTGQVLAFERTSGGKHRAPVQTAGLDDPQLDALVGKDLAAKLREDVELIQGAMPEFDPAAFLAGELTPVFFGSAMNNFGVEHFLANFVDLAPPPGPVETNLGERAPDAGFAGFVFKLQANMSRAHRDRTAFMRVMSGHFERGMDVTHTRTGRKLRLSQAHTLFAQDREKVEEAYPGDIVGLVNPGVFQIGDVVSVDAKVTLPSFPRFTPETFATLSLRDVGKRKAFMKGLTQLAEEGVVQVFYPTDGARDPYLGAVGPLQFEVFQARLQEEYGVEVELHVTSYGLVRWLAGDAGSVARFARHVEDDQGRPVMLFRSKYDLDYTAEQHPEIEFLPLPRDLTRV; translated from the coding sequence ATGACCACCCCCGAACTTCCCCTTTCAGAACTGCACCGCGAGATCGCCCGTCGGCGGACCTTTGCGATCATCAGCCACCCCGACGCGGGCAAGACCACCATCACCGAAAAGCTGCTGCTGTACGGAGGCGCCATTCAGGAGGCCGGGTCCGTCACTGCCAAGGAAGGCCGCTCGCACACCAAGTCCGACTGGATGAGCATCGAGCAGCAGCGCGGCATCTCGATCTCGTCGAGCGCGCTGACCTTCGAGTATGCGGGCAGGCACATCAACCTGCTCGACACGCCGGGCCACCAGGACTTCAGTGAGGACACCTACCGCACCCTGACCGCCGCCGACTCCGCCCTGATGGTCCTCGACGCGGCGCGCGGGGTGCAGGCGCAGACGGAAAAGCTCTTCGCGGTGTGCCGCAACCGGGGCATCCCCATCCTGACGTTCGTGAACAAGATGGACCGCCCCGCCCAGGACCCCTTCGAGCTGCTCGCCCAGGTGGAGGGCACCCTGAAAATCACCGCCGTGCCGCTGACCTGGCCCATCGGGGACGGCCCCGATTTCAAGGGCGTGTACGACCTGCACACCGGGCAGGTGCTCGCCTTCGAGCGCACCTCGGGGGGCAAGCACCGCGCGCCCGTGCAGACGGCGGGCCTGGACGACCCCCAACTCGACGCCTTGGTGGGCAAAGACCTCGCCGCCAAGCTGCGCGAGGACGTGGAGCTGATTCAGGGCGCCATGCCCGAGTTCGACCCGGCGGCCTTTCTGGCGGGTGAACTGACCCCGGTCTTTTTCGGTTCCGCGATGAACAACTTCGGGGTGGAGCACTTCCTGGCGAACTTCGTGGACCTCGCGCCGCCGCCCGGCCCGGTGGAGACGAACCTGGGCGAACGGGCGCCCGACGCGGGTTTCGCGGGCTTCGTCTTCAAGCTCCAGGCCAACATGAGCCGGGCGCACCGCGACCGCACCGCCTTCATGCGCGTGATGAGCGGGCACTTCGAGCGCGGCATGGACGTGACCCACACCCGCACCGGGCGCAAGCTGCGGCTTTCTCAGGCCCACACCCTCTTTGCCCAGGACCGCGAGAAGGTCGAGGAAGCCTATCCCGGCGACATCGTGGGGCTGGTCAACCCCGGCGTCTTTCAGATCGGGGACGTGGTGAGCGTGGACGCCAAGGTCACGTTGCCGAGTTTCCCACGCTTCACGCCCGAGACCTTCGCCACCCTCTCCCTGCGGGACGTGGGCAAGCGCAAGGCCTTTATGAAGGGCCTGACCCAGCTGGCCGAGGAAGGCGTCGTGCAGGTGTTCTATCCCACCGACGGGGCGCGCGACCCCTACCTGGGCGCGGTCGGCCCCCTGCAATTCGAGGTCTTCCAGGCCCGCTTGCAGGAGGAATACGGGGTGGAGGTCGAGCTGCACGTCACGTCCTACGGGCTGGTGCGCTGGCTGGCCGGGGACGCGGGGAGCGTGGCCCGGTTTGCCCGCCACGTGGAAGACGACCAGGGCCGCCCGGTGATGCTGTTCCGCAGCAAGTACGACCTCGACTACACCGCCGAGCAGCACCCCGAAATCGAGTTCCTGCCGCTGCCCCGCGACCTGACGCGGGTGTAG
- a CDS encoding histone deacetylase has product MTPPAFPAWPRAWTAFRRAAFAGGAPPRRQFLGREGLERLLAGAAERLPLLDAPPLDWADAERVHDPAYLARWRRGDVTRQEERALGFPWTPAVVERGLGGSGATLAATRDALSCGLGLNLGGGTHHAYRDRAEGFSFLNDVVISARWLLDHRYAARILILDLDVHQGNGTAALLASEARALTVSVHAANNYPFQKERSGLDVALPDGTGDAAYLAALDRQVAPAVAAFRSDFAFYLAGADVLAGDQLGRLALTPAGVRERDDRVLGWAARSRVPVVTVMAGGYPRDPQTLIEVRLGTLDAALAAFRRARQAVS; this is encoded by the coding sequence GTGACTCCGCCCGCTTTCCCCGCCTGGCCCCGCGCCTGGACCGCCTTTCGCCGCGCGGCCTTCGCGGGCGGTGCGCCGCCCCGGCGCCAGTTTCTGGGGCGCGAGGGGCTGGAGCGGTTGCTCGCGGGGGCCGCCGAGCGTCTGCCCCTGCTCGACGCGCCGCCGCTGGACTGGGCCGACGCCGAGCGGGTCCACGACCCCGCCTACCTCGCCCGCTGGCGGCGCGGGGACGTGACGCGGCAGGAGGAACGTGCCCTGGGGTTTCCCTGGACCCCGGCGGTCGTCGAGCGCGGCCTGGGGGGCAGCGGCGCCACGCTGGCGGCCACCCGGGACGCGCTGAGCTGCGGCCTGGGCCTCAACCTCGGCGGCGGCACCCACCACGCCTACCGGGACCGCGCGGAGGGCTTTTCCTTTCTCAACGACGTGGTGATCTCGGCGCGCTGGCTGCTCGACCACCGCTACGCCGCGCGCATCCTGATCCTCGACCTGGACGTGCATCAGGGCAACGGGACGGCGGCGCTGCTGGCAAGCGAGGCCCGCGCCCTCACGGTCAGCGTCCACGCGGCCAACAACTATCCTTTCCAGAAGGAGCGCAGCGGCCTGGACGTGGCCCTCCCCGATGGGACCGGGGACGCGGCCTACCTCGCTGCGCTGGACCGGCAAGTGGCCCCCGCCGTGGCCGCCTTCCGCTCCGACTTCGCCTTTTACCTCGCGGGGGCGGACGTGCTGGCCGGGGATCAACTGGGGCGCCTGGCCCTCACGCCCGCCGGGGTGCGCGAGCGCGACGACCGGGTGTTGGGCTGGGCGGCCCGCTCGCGCGTTCCGGTCGTCACCGTGATGGCGGGAGGCTACCCCCGCGACCCGCAGACGCTGATCGAGGTGCGGCTGGGCACCCTCGACGCGGCGCTGGCGGCGTTCAGGCGGGCGCGGCAGGCGGTATCCTAG
- a CDS encoding S1C family serine protease, with amino-acid sequence MTNFQDLSQQIADAVETAAHSVVTVHAARPVSGTVVGPEQVLTAAHVLHADDLRVRTPDGGELTGTVVGRDPASDLALLRVPGLGAPSLAPGTGARVGELLLAVGRPPHGVQATLGLLERAAPDRGWLPSGAAPFRGVSGGALVDARGGLVGVLNAGVMRGTLLAVPAGRALRVADLLATAGRVPQGFLGIATQPVHLPDVGGGTGSPGRGPRGRWARGAGRGRAGLTVVQVEEGSPAGAAGLRVGDILLALGGEGIRHPRELLERVREWAGQTLTARVLRGGEELDVTLTVGER; translated from the coding sequence ATGACCAATTTTCAGGACCTTTCCCAGCAGATCGCGGACGCCGTCGAAACCGCCGCCCACAGCGTCGTCACCGTCCACGCGGCGCGCCCGGTCAGCGGCACCGTCGTGGGACCGGAGCAGGTGCTCACGGCCGCGCACGTTCTGCACGCCGACGACCTCAGGGTCCGCACCCCGGACGGCGGCGAACTCACGGGCACGGTCGTGGGCCGCGACCCGGCGAGCGACCTCGCCCTGCTCAGGGTGCCGGGGCTGGGCGCGCCGTCCCTCGCGCCCGGCACCGGAGCGCGGGTGGGCGAACTGCTGCTCGCGGTGGGCCGCCCGCCGCACGGGGTCCAGGCGACCCTGGGCCTGCTGGAACGCGCGGCGCCCGACCGGGGCTGGCTTCCCAGCGGGGCCGCGCCCTTCCGGGGCGTGAGCGGCGGGGCGCTGGTGGACGCGCGCGGCGGCCTGGTCGGGGTGCTCAACGCGGGGGTGATGCGCGGGACCCTCCTCGCCGTCCCGGCCGGGCGGGCGCTCCGGGTGGCCGACCTGCTCGCCACGGCGGGCCGGGTGCCGCAGGGCTTCCTGGGCATCGCCACCCAGCCGGTTCACCTGCCGGACGTGGGCGGCGGGACCGGGTCCCCGGGACGCGGCCCACGCGGGCGCTGGGCACGCGGCGCGGGCCGGGGCCGGGCCGGGCTGACCGTCGTGCAGGTCGAGGAGGGCAGTCCCGCCGGGGCCGCCGGGCTGCGGGTGGGCGACATCCTGCTCGCGCTGGGCGGCGAGGGCATTCGCCACCCCCGCGAACTGCTGGAGCGGGTGCGCGAGTGGGCGGGCCAGACCCTCACGGCCCGCGTGCTGCGCGGCGGCGAGGAACTGGACGTGACCCTGACCGTGGGCGAGCGCTGA
- a CDS encoding GNAT family protein, translating into MTSPAVTLRPLRPGDEEAAVRWAADPEFCLAAGWTPGLAPRLVRAHWRPIVAGKGPAFLRLGVEVRGRLVGYVDLAELTRTSGEFGIGIGERALWGRGAGLEAGQRMLAHAFGPLGLDTVSAQVNAPNLRSHALMRRLGFREAGRGEPEVYRGELAGVVLYSLTRRGWAGGTGRSEGASPSPFA; encoded by the coding sequence GTGACCTCCCCTGCCGTGACCCTGCGCCCGCTGCGCCCCGGCGACGAGGAAGCCGCCGTGCGCTGGGCCGCCGACCCGGAGTTCTGCCTCGCGGCGGGGTGGACGCCCGGGCTGGCCCCGCGCCTGGTGCGCGCCCACTGGCGGCCCATCGTGGCCGGAAAGGGGCCGGCGTTTCTGCGGCTGGGCGTGGAGGTGCGGGGACGGCTGGTCGGGTACGTGGACCTGGCGGAGCTGACGCGCACCTCGGGCGAGTTCGGCATCGGCATCGGGGAGCGGGCGCTGTGGGGCCGGGGCGCCGGGCTGGAGGCGGGGCAGCGGATGCTCGCCCACGCCTTCGGCCCGCTGGGGCTGGACACGGTCAGCGCCCAGGTCAACGCCCCCAACCTCCGCTCGCACGCGCTGATGCGGCGCCTGGGCTTCCGGGAGGCCGGGCGCGGCGAGCCGGAGGTGTACCGGGGCGAGCTGGCGGGGGTCGTCCTTTACAGCCTCACCCGGCGCGGGTGGGCCGGGGGGACTGGCCGTTCGGAGGGGGCCAGCCCCTCTCCATTCGCCTGA